In Xyrauchen texanus isolate HMW12.3.18 chromosome 27, RBS_HiC_50CHRs, whole genome shotgun sequence, one genomic interval encodes:
- the LOC127621210 gene encoding nucleoplasmin-like has product MPIGDGCLQGTATSGSSSIKCLSELSRSSSVSDRTCVHWGCVLCGSQATTVFKADNYLLENQFFIKTICLSEEAGDEMHVVAVCDWVSGPKPLTITTLRHCMQMISFLGLELIPPDTFKLCSGKGPMLISALHITLNPIEMTEGEEDDEDGYILNHDESIGKAIIVQPIDACY; this is encoded by the exons atgcctatCGGAGATGGCTGCTTGCAGGGGACCGCAACGTCGGGGAGTTCGTCGAtcaagtg TCTTTCTGAACTGTCCAGGTCATCTTCTGTGTCTGACAGAACCTGTGTTCACTGGG GTTGTGTACTCTGTGGTTCTCAGGCCACAACTGTCTTTAAAGCAGATAATTATCTTCTGGAGAACCAGTTTTTCATCAAAACG ATATGTCTTAGTGAGGAGGCAGGAGATGAGATGCATGTTGTGGCTGTTTGTGACTGGGTCAGTGGTCCCAAACCGTTGACCATCACCACCCTTCGCCATTGTATGCAAATG ATCAGTTTTCTTGGTTTGGAGCTTATACCACCTGACACCTTTAAATTGTGCTCTGGAAAAGGACCTATGTTAATTTCTGCTCTGCATATTACAT TGAATCCTATTGAAATGACTGAGGGagaggaggatgatgaagatggTTACAT tttaAACCATGATGAGTCCATTGGGAAAGCGATAATTGTGCAGCCTATTGATGCCTGTTACTAA